From the Vibrio tubiashii ATCC 19109 genome, the window ACAGCTCCAAGAACGCCCATTCCGTGGGTTAGGCTCAGGTGTCATCGTTGACGCTAAGAAAGGCCACATCGTTACTAACTACCACGTCATCAACGGCGCAGAGAAAATCCGCGTTAAACTTCGAGATGGTCGCGAGTACGATGCTGAACTCGTCGGCGGCGACCAGATGTCAGACGTGGCACTGCTCAAGCTAGAAGAAGCGAAGAACCTGACCGAGATTAAGATCGCTGACTCAGACAAGTTGCGCGTCGGTGATTTCACCGTAGCCATTGGTAACCCATTTGGTCTCGGACAAACCGTAACTTCGGGGATTGTGTCTGCCCTAGGTCGTAGTGGTCTAAACCTAGAGAACTTTGAAAACTTCATCCAAACCGACGCAGCGATCAACAGCGGCAACTCTGGTGGCGCACTGGTGAACCTAAATGGTGAACTGATTGGTATTAACACCGCCATCTTAGGCCCTAACGGCGGTAACGTGGGTATCGGCTTTGCGATCCCATCCAACATGATGACCAATTTGACCGCGCAAATCCTAGAGTTTGGCGAAGTTAAACGCGGTATGCTCGGCGTACAAGGTGGCGAAATCACCTCTGAATTAGCCGAGGCCCTAGGATACGAATCGAGTAAAGGTGCTTTTGTTAGCCAAGTTGTACCTGATAGTGCAGCGGATAAAGCCGGCCTTGAGGCAGGTGATGTCATTGTATCTGTCAACGGCAAAGCAATTAATTCATTTAGTGAGTTAAGAGCTAAGGTGGCAACTTTGGGGGCAGGTAAAGAGATCTCACTTGGCGTCGTGCGCGATGGTAAGAAGAAATCATTCGATGTCACCTTAGGTGAGCAGACTAACATCAAGACGACTGCTGATAAGCTACATGAAGGCTTATCTGGTGCGCAGCTAACCAACACCAATGCCAGCGACTCTGTACAAGGTGTTAAAGTCACCTCAGTAGAAAAAGGCTCTAATGCAGAAGCTTATCAGCTGCAAAAAGATGACATCATTATTGGCGTTAACCGTCAACGAGTGAAGAATCTCGCAGAGTTTAGAAAAGTGGTAGAGAAGCAATCGGGAGTACTTGCGCTCAATATCCAACGAGGAGAGCGTAGTATCTATCTTGTTATTCGATAAACACCATTGATAAAAAACGCGATATTGGCTTGAAAGGATAGCGGTAGAACCCGCTGTCCTTTTGTTATTTTCTCATCTAGTGCTATTCTTCACCAACTTATCCATTTTATGACCTTGACGAGGAAAGCATGCTGCAATTTTTGTTGCGTTCTATTGGCTTAGGCTTAGCAACTGCTGCTCTGTTATTAATCGCTGTACCGTCTTTGCGGTCCAACATCCTTCCTCAAACCAATCAATCCACTGTAACTGACTATTCACAGGTTCAGGTGTCATTCAATCAAGCCGTTCGAAAAGCAGCTCCTGCTGTGGTGAATATTTATAGCCGTAAGTACCAAGAGAGCGATCGTTCCAAACTGCTTACCCAAGGGCTAGGCTCTGGTGTCATCGTCAGTGATAAAGGCTATATCATTACCAACTACCACGTCGTTGCACAGGCCGATCAAATTATCGTTGCGCTGCAAGATGGCCGAGTGGCTGCCGCTCAATTAGTTGGTAAAGACCGTAGAACCGATATCGCCATCCTGAGGGTTGAAGGCGATAACTTACCTGTTATTCCACTTAATCCTGAATACTCGCCGAAAGTCGGTGATATTGTTCTGGCAATTGGTAACCCGTACAACCTTGGTCAAACCACCACTTTCGGTATTATCTCTGCCACTGGCCGCTCTTCAATCAGCGCCGATGGTCACCAAGCGTTTATCCAAACCGATGCCGCAATCAATGAAGGTAACTCTGGTGGCGCTTTGGTCAATACTCGTGGCGAGCTAGTTGGAATTAACACTGCTTCATTCCAACAAGCCACTGAGCTGGAAACTTACGGTATTTCGTTTGCCATTCCATATGCACTCGCGAATAAAATCATGCAGAAAATCATTGCCGACGGTCGAGTGATTCGCGGCTATATCGGAATTGATGGGCAAGACATTAACTCCGTTACCTCCCGTCTATTAGGTAACGAACATCTCGGTGGTATCGTAGTATTAGGTATTGATCCCAACGGCCCTGCGGCGGATGCTGGATTTGAAGCTCAAGACATTATCTTGAAAATTGATGGTCAGAAGATCAATGGTCGTCAAAGCGTGATGGACATAGTGACCGAGTTAAGACCAGGCACAACGGTTGATGTGCTAGTACTGCGTAAAGGAGTCGAAAAAGTCCTTAAAGTCACCATTGAAGAAGATACCCGCGAATAATCTTTAATACGATGAACAATAAAAAACCCATGCTAGGCATGGGTTTTTTGTTCTATTCAGACGCTTCGTTTTCCGGCTCAGGGGTTGAACCAGACTCAACCTCAATACGAGTTACGCGCTGAAGACCTCTAGGCAACAAGCCGCCTCGACGCCCACGCTCTCCGCGGAAGTTCTCTAGGTCAGCAGGTTTTAGACCAAGCTTACGTTTACCCGCATAGAGAGTTACCGAACTACCCTGAGGCAAAGCAATAAGGTGAGAAACAAGCTCTTCACGCTCTTTCGCTTTCGCCGCTGGAATGTTGATGATCTTATTACCCTTACCTTTACCAAGCTGCGGCAGATCCTTGATTGGGAACAGCAACATACGACCTTGGTTAGTAATCGCTAAGATTTCATCTGCATCTAAATTGCCCACCGTTTGTGGTGAAAGCACTTCAGAGTTCTGCGGCAGTGTCACCAGAGCTTTACCACTGCGGTTTTTCGACAGTAAGTCACTTCCCTTACAAACGAAACCATAACCCGCGTCGGAACCAACTAGCCACAGTTGCTCTTCTTCACCCATAACAACATGGCGAATATTAGTGCCTGCGCTAATGTTCAAGCGGCCTGTAATTGGCTCACCTTGGCTACGCGCAGAGGGTAATGAGTGCGACTCTAACGAGTAACTGCGGCCATCACTGCCAAGGAATACCGCTTGCTGGTTGCTCTTACCACGGGCATGAGCAAGGTATTTATCGCCCGACTTATAGTTCAAGCCATCAGCATCAACCTCATGCCCTTTAGCATGACGAATCCAACCTTTCTCAGAAAGTACAACAGTGATAGGTTCGCTAGGAACTAAGTCACGCTCTGTTAGTGCCTTAGCTTCTGCACGCTCAACCATTGGTGAACGGCGATCATCACCGTATTTGTCAGCATCCGCTTTGATTTCTTTCTTCAGAAGCGTATTAAGACGACGCTCTGAGCCTAGCAGTTGCTCTAGCTTTTCACGTTCTTTCTCTAACTCATCTTGCTCACCGCGAATCTTCATCTCTTCCAATTTCGCTAAGTGACGAAGTTTGGTATCGAGAATCGCATCTGCTTGAATATCGGTAATACCAAAACGTTCCATAAGCACCGCTTTAGGATCGTCTTCAGTACGGATGATCTCAATCACCTCATCAAGGTTAAGGTATGCGACCAACAAACCTTCCAAGATGTGTAAGCGAGCCATGACCTTATCTAAACGGTGTTGCAAACGACGACGTACAGTCGCACGGCGGAATTCGATCCATTCAGAGAGAATTTGAACGAGTCCTTTGACCTGAGGACGATTGTCCAAACCAATCATGTTCAGGTTTACACGGAAGTTCTTTTCAAGATCGGTCGAGGCAAATAGGTGATTCATCAACTGGTCACAGTCAACACGGTTTGAACGCGGTACCACGACGATACGAGTTGGGTTCTCGTGATCGGATTCATCACGCAGATCGTCAACCATAGGTAGCTTTTTAGCGCGCATTTGGTTAGCGATTTGCTCTAGTAGCTTAGCGCCAGACACTTGGTGTGGCAGAGCGGTAATGACG encodes:
- the parC gene encoding DNA topoisomerase IV subunit A, which codes for MSTEITFDGVEQLPMRKFTEDAYLNYSMYVIMDRALPYIGDGLKPVQRRIIYAMSELGLSAAAKYKKSARTVGDVLGKYHPHGDSACYEAMVLMAQPFSYRYPLVDGQGNWGAPDDPKSFAAMRYTEAKLSKFAEVLLGELGQGTVEWQPNFDGTMKEPQMLPARLPHILLNGVTGIAVGMATDIPPHNVREVAEATIHLIDNPKSELADVMNFVQGPDYPTEAEIISPKADLEKIYRTGRGSIKMRAVWHKEGSEIVITALPHQVSGAKLLEQIANQMRAKKLPMVDDLRDESDHENPTRIVVVPRSNRVDCDQLMNHLFASTDLEKNFRVNLNMIGLDNRPQVKGLVQILSEWIEFRRATVRRRLQHRLDKVMARLHILEGLLVAYLNLDEVIEIIRTEDDPKAVLMERFGITDIQADAILDTKLRHLAKLEEMKIRGEQDELEKEREKLEQLLGSERRLNTLLKKEIKADADKYGDDRRSPMVERAEAKALTERDLVPSEPITVVLSEKGWIRHAKGHEVDADGLNYKSGDKYLAHARGKSNQQAVFLGSDGRSYSLESHSLPSARSQGEPITGRLNISAGTNIRHVVMGEEEQLWLVGSDAGYGFVCKGSDLLSKNRSGKALVTLPQNSEVLSPQTVGNLDADEILAITNQGRMLLFPIKDLPQLGKGKGNKIINIPAAKAKEREELVSHLIALPQGSSVTLYAGKRKLGLKPADLENFRGERGRRGGLLPRGLQRVTRIEVESGSTPEPENEASE
- a CDS encoding DegQ family serine endoprotease, encoding MKKPLLALTVLSLSLSSIITPMQATAALPFTVDGEQLPSLAPMLEKVTPAVVSISVEGTQVSKQQIPDQFRFFFGPDFPTEQLQERPFRGLGSGVIVDAKKGHIVTNYHVINGAEKIRVKLRDGREYDAELVGGDQMSDVALLKLEEAKNLTEIKIADSDKLRVGDFTVAIGNPFGLGQTVTSGIVSALGRSGLNLENFENFIQTDAAINSGNSGGALVNLNGELIGINTAILGPNGGNVGIGFAIPSNMMTNLTAQILEFGEVKRGMLGVQGGEITSELAEALGYESSKGAFVSQVVPDSAADKAGLEAGDVIVSVNGKAINSFSELRAKVATLGAGKEISLGVVRDGKKKSFDVTLGEQTNIKTTADKLHEGLSGAQLTNTNASDSVQGVKVTSVEKGSNAEAYQLQKDDIIIGVNRQRVKNLAEFRKVVEKQSGVLALNIQRGERSIYLVIR
- the degS gene encoding outer membrane-stress sensor serine endopeptidase DegS translates to MLQFLLRSIGLGLATAALLLIAVPSLRSNILPQTNQSTVTDYSQVQVSFNQAVRKAAPAVVNIYSRKYQESDRSKLLTQGLGSGVIVSDKGYIITNYHVVAQADQIIVALQDGRVAAAQLVGKDRRTDIAILRVEGDNLPVIPLNPEYSPKVGDIVLAIGNPYNLGQTTTFGIISATGRSSISADGHQAFIQTDAAINEGNSGGALVNTRGELVGINTASFQQATELETYGISFAIPYALANKIMQKIIADGRVIRGYIGIDGQDINSVTSRLLGNEHLGGIVVLGIDPNGPAADAGFEAQDIILKIDGQKINGRQSVMDIVTELRPGTTVDVLVLRKGVEKVLKVTIEEDTRE